A region of Paralichthys olivaceus isolate ysfri-2021 chromosome 24, ASM2471397v2, whole genome shotgun sequence DNA encodes the following proteins:
- the LOC138407076 gene encoding uncharacterized protein — protein sequence MEQLVQMLVESQRAQQEIGAALVQQQIRANQLKEQELEQLSRSKPKVADFLPKLGETDDVEAYLHAFEATATREEWPKTQWVGLLAPFLSGETLKAYQDVEASIEQDYDQLKREILSRHGLTKFSMAQRFHNWTFQNGVNPRSQMHELRRVTNRWLEPDRSSPTDIVDTLVMDRYLRALPYEAKKIIRHKRLTTAAELVEAVEQFQAASDMLRPTRKEPIASAPARPSGPHPKGTTPASPHSGPPHRPFNAPRQPRGFLNPEARQCYRCGEVGHISWQCEKPDEPMPTAESANSPHAHFAALLGERGDRRPTCPVMVNQRDVEALLDSGSARTLIHESVLDASAPAHGDPVPVVCVHGDTHVYPTTVVKLTTTRGTFALEVGVIKTLPVPVLIGRDCPAFQMLWREAQTRLRREPRIRKQKINERNKSCGNVAEPSPPSPGIVQALAGDSSGAESTAGDTEDAEHQPGLSGGDEVDSLEQPRLKGQYGTAQLQDPTLGNALRNVQVLEGTLVGTRLAPTYPHFAVKNGLLYQVVKANETVREQLLVPQPHRSTVLQLAHTHLLGAHLGVEKTKERILQRFFWPGVHKQVENYCRSCPDCQITAPKQQYRNPLIPLPIIETPFERVGMDIVGPLPKSARGHQYILVIVDYATRYPEAVPLRKANAQQIAKELFLFSSRVGVPKEILTDQGTPFMSRVTKELCSLLKVKQVRTSVYHPQTDGLVERFNKTLKAMLRKAIDKDGRNWDQLLPYLLFAVREVPQSSTGFSPFDLLYSHKPRGLLDIAKETWEEQPCPHRTMIEHVGAMRDRMAAVVPIVKEHMEKAQRDQSAAYNRPAQPREFQPGDRVLVLVPTVECKFLATWQGPYEVIEKVGEVNYKVRQPGRRKGEQIYHINLLKKWHDRETLFTCLPPRESPEPARDVVQFGPDLSPHQLQQAKELVEGNPDVFSFLPGCTHLVEHEIRTQPGKRVNQRPYRVPEARKRLIAEEVKKMLDLNVIEESKSAWSSPIVLADKPDKTVRFCNDFRKVNEVSEFDAYPMPRVDELIESLGKARFLTTLDLTKGYWQVPLSAGSKEKTAFATPGGLWQYRMMPFGLFGAPATFQRLMDQVLKPHQEYASAYIDDVVIQSPDWESHLPRVQKVLESLRQAGLTAHPQKCKLAFSETNYLGYTIGRGLVKPQEAKLRAIQDWPKPMTKKQTRSAPWKRGCPVPPRCLLVLLHPAEDVRPGERDMWHHTGPGSGWVLLPL from the exons aTGGAGCAACTGGTGCAGATGCTGGTGGAGAGCCAGAGGGCCCAGCAGGAAATCGGGGCCGCCTTGGTGCAACAGCAAATAAGGGCCAACCAACTGAAGGAGCAGGAGCTTGAGCAGTTATCCAGGTCAAAACCCAAAGTCGCTGACTTCCTCCCGAAACTAGGAGAGACGGATGATGTGGAAGCGTACCTTCATGCGTTTGAAGCTACAGCCACTCGGGAGGAGTGGCCAAAGACACAGTGGGTGGGACTCCTGGCTCCTTTTCTGTCGGGTGAGACCCTCAAAGCTTATCAAGATGTAGAGGCCAGTATTGAGCAAGACTATGACCAGTTAAAGAGAGAGATACTGAGCCGCCATGGGTTGACAAAATTTAGCATGGCTCAACGGTTCCATAACTGGACCTTCCAGAATGGAGTCAACCCCCGGTCCCAAATGCATGAGTTAAGACGAGTGACGAACAGGTGGCTGGAACCAGACAGGAGCAGCCCCACAGACATAGTAGATACTCTGGTGATGGACCGCTACCTAAGAGCTTTGCCTTATGAGGCgaaaaaaataatcagacaCAAAAGATTAACCACGGCTGCTGAGTTGGTAGAAGCAGTGGAGCAGTTCCAGGCCGCCTCAGACATGCTCCGCCCCACTCGTAAAGAGCCTATCGCTTCGGCCCCCGCCCGACCAAGTGGGCCTCACCCCAAAGGTACTACGCCAGCCAGCCCTCACTCAGGCCCACCCCATAGACCCTTTAATGCACCTCGGCAGCCACGAGGATTCCTGAACCCCGAGGCACGCCAGTGCTATCGCTGTGGCGAAGTGGGCCACATCTCCTGGCAGTGCGAAAAGCCCGATGAGCCCATGCCCACAGCAGAGTCGGCTAACAGTCCACACGCCCACTTTGCTGCCCTCCTGGGGGAGCGGGGAGACCGCAGACCAACCTGCCCGGTAATGGTGAATCAACGTGATGTAGAAGCCTTGCTCGATTCGGGAAGTGCCCGGACCCTGATACACGAATCGGTGTTGGATGCATCGGCCCCTGCTCACGGAGACCCAGTTCCAGTGGTTTGTGTCCATGGAGACACCCATGTGTACCCCACCACGGTGGTAAAGCTGACAACCACGAGGGGCACATTTGCTCTTGAGGTGGGAGTGATCAAGACACTTCCAGTTCCCGTCCTTATAGGCCGGGACTGCCCGGCCTTCCAAATGCTGTGGAGGGAAGCCCAGACGAGGCTCAGACGGGAACCCCGAATACGTAAGCAAAAAATTAATGAACGGAATAAATCTTGTGGTAATGTTGCAGAACCCAGCCCCCCCTCACCAGGGATAGTCCAAGCCTTGGCAGGAGACTCTAGTGGCGCGGAGTCAACAGCCGGGGACACGGAGGACGCAGAGCATCAACCGGGCCTAAGTGGAGGGGACGAGGTTGACTCCCTGGAACAGCCACGTCTGAAAGGGCAGTATGGAACAGCTCAGTTACAGGACCCCACCCTTGGTAATGCCTTAAGAAATGTACAGGTCCTAGAGGGCACGTTGGTGGGAACCAGGTTAGCTCCCACATACCCCCACTTTGCAGTAAAAAATGGCCTCTTATATCAGGTAGtgaaagcaaatgagacagtcagagagcaACTCCTCGTTCCCCAACCTCATCGCTCAACGGTGCTGCAGTTAGCTCACACCCACCTGCTAGGAGCTCACTTGGGGGTAGAGAAAACCAAGGAACGAATATTACAACGATTTTTTTGGCCAGGAGTTCACAAACAGGTAGAAAACTACTGCCGCAGTTGCCCAGATTGCCAGATCACAGCCCCCAAACAGCAGTACCGGAACCCCCTTATCCCTTTGCCCATCATAGAAACTCCGTTCGAAAGGGTGGGGATGGACATTGTGGGTCCCCTCCCAAAGAGTGCGCGGGGACATCAGTACATCTTGGTCATAGTAGACTATGCCACCCGGTACCCAGAAGCTGTCCCCTTAAGAAAGGCGAATGCCCAACAAATAGCCAAAGAACTGTTCCTCTTCAGCAGCCGCGTAGGGGTACCAAAAGAGATCCTTACGGACCAAGGGACCCCCTTTATGTCCAGGGTCACCAAGGAGTTGTGTTCTctgttaaaagtaaaacaggTGAGAACCTCGGTGTACCACCCCCAGACGGACGGGTTAGTGGAGAGGTTTAACAAGACTCTCAAAGCCATGCTGAGGAAGGCCATCGACAAAGATGGGAGAAATTGGGACCAGCTTCTCCCATACCTTCTGTTTGCAGTAAGAGAAGTTCCTCAGTCTTCCACTGGTTTCTCACCCTTTGACCTCTTGTACTCTCACAAACCCCGGGGTCTTTTAGACATCGCCAAGGAGACTTGGGAGGAGCAACCCTGTCCCCACCGGACCATGATCGAACACGTGGGGGCTATGCGAGATCGGATGGCAGCGGTGGTCCCCATTGTGAAAGAACACATGGAAAAAGCCCAGAGAGATCAGAGTGCCGCCTATAACCGACCAGCCCAACCCAGAGAATTCCAACCAGGTGACAGAGTCCTAGTTCTGGTCCCCACAGTGGAGTGTAAGTTCTTGGCTACGTGGCAGGGACCCTACGAGGTGATTGAAAAAGTTGGGGAGGTCAATTACAAGGTACGGCAACcagggaggaggaaaggggAGCAGATCTACCATattaaccttttaaaaaaatggcaTGATCGAGAGACCTTATTCACTTGCCTTCCCCCCAGAGAGTCCCCCGAACCGGCCCGAGACGTGGTTCAGTTTGGTCCCGACCTCTCCCCTCACCAACTGCAACAAGCAAAGGAGTTGGTGGAGGGTAATCCGGATGTTTTCTCATTCCTCCCAGGCTGCACCCACCTTGTAGAGCATGAAATACGCACCCAGCCAGGAAAAAGAGTGAACCAAAGGCCGTATCGGGTGCCGGAGGCCCGCAAGAGGTTGATTGCGGAAGAGGTAAAGAAAATGTTGGACCTTAATGTAATTGAAGAGTCCAAAAGTGCTTGGTCAAGCCCCATCGTCCTAGCCGACAAGCCGGACAAAACCGTAAGGTTCTGTAATGATTTCAGAAAAGTGAATGAAGTGTCTGAGTTCGATGCCTATCCTATGCCTCGTGTCGATGAGCTTATTGAAAGCCTGGGCAAGGCTCGATTCCTAACCACTCTTGATCTCACGAAGGGATATTGGCAGGTTCCCCTGTCTGCAGGGTCCAAGGAGAAGACGGCCTTTGCCACCCCGGGAGGCCTGTGGCAGTACCGGATGATGCCGTTTGGCCTGTTTGGAGCACCCGCCACCTTCCAGCGCTTAATGGATCAGGTACTAAAGCCACACCAAGAGTATGCATCTGCTTACATTGATGATGTTGTCATTCAGAGCCCAGACTGGGAAAGTCACTTACCTCGGGTGCAGAAGGTCCTGGAGTCCCTTCGACAAGCAGGCTTGACCGCGCACCCCCAGAAATGCAAGTTGGCTTTCAGTGAGACAAACTACTTGGGGTACACCATCGGGAGGGGCCTTGTCAAACCCCAGGAAGCCAAACTCCGGGCTATCCAGGACTGGCCAAAGCCGATGACTAAGAAGCAG ACCCGGTCGGCGCCATGGA